A part of Amycolatopsis lurida genomic DNA contains:
- the sigE gene encoding RNA polymerase sigma factor SigE codes for MQETMQDQHADQVTPVTVDEAAWTPPSWDEVVREHADRVYRLAYRLTGNAHDAEDLTQETFIRVFRSLASYKPGTFEGWLHRITTNLFLDMARRRSRVRMEGLPEDTDRIVGDDPSPEQVYSDTHLDPDLQAALDELPPEFRAAVVLCDVEGLSYEEIGATLGVKLGTVRSRIHRGRQALRASLERRRAAAQESAKVGV; via the coding sequence ATGCAGGAAACGATGCAGGACCAGCACGCGGACCAGGTCACGCCGGTGACGGTGGACGAGGCCGCATGGACGCCGCCCTCGTGGGACGAGGTCGTGCGTGAACACGCCGACCGCGTCTACCGGTTGGCGTACCGCCTGACCGGTAACGCCCACGACGCCGAGGACCTGACGCAGGAGACCTTCATCCGGGTCTTCCGCTCCCTCGCGTCCTACAAGCCCGGCACGTTCGAAGGCTGGCTGCACCGCATCACCACGAACCTCTTCCTCGACATGGCCCGCCGCCGCTCGCGCGTGCGGATGGAGGGCCTCCCCGAGGACACCGACCGCATCGTCGGCGACGACCCGAGCCCGGAGCAGGTCTACTCGGACACGCATCTCGACCCGGACCTGCAGGCCGCGCTCGACGAGTTGCCGCCCGAGTTCCGTGCCGCGGTCGTGCTGTGCGACGTCGAAGGCCTCTCGTACGAGGAGATCGGCGCCACCCTCGGTGTCAAGCTCGGCACCGTGCGCAGCCGGATCCACCGCGGCCGCCAGGCGCTTCGCGCTTCTTTGGAGCGTCGTCGCGCCGCGGCGCAGGAGTCTGCGAAGGTGGGGGTATGA
- a CDS encoding O-methyltransferase: MNSGTHAGSPAEAADADLVDGYVPDDEVLAAARARSADLGCGPLSAGAGATLRFLATTLRAKAVVEVGTGAGVSGLCLLGGMVDDGILTSIDIEPEYHRAARAAFREAGYAPGRTRLIMGRALDVLPRLTPGGYDLVFVDSAPIEYPSCYEKAVSLLRPGGILAFHNVSGTRVTDPSRRDPDTLALREVARAFREDERLVPALLPVGGGLLVAAIA, encoded by the coding sequence GTGAATTCCGGGACGCATGCGGGCTCGCCTGCCGAGGCCGCCGACGCCGATCTCGTCGACGGCTACGTCCCCGACGACGAGGTACTGGCCGCCGCGCGGGCACGGTCGGCCGATCTGGGGTGCGGCCCGCTGAGCGCGGGCGCGGGTGCCACTCTGCGTTTTCTCGCCACGACGCTGCGGGCGAAGGCCGTCGTCGAGGTCGGGACCGGGGCCGGGGTGAGCGGGTTGTGCCTGCTCGGCGGCATGGTCGACGACGGGATCCTCACCTCGATCGACATCGAGCCGGAGTACCACCGGGCGGCGCGGGCGGCGTTCCGCGAGGCAGGCTACGCGCCGGGGCGGACCCGGCTGATCATGGGGCGCGCGCTCGACGTCCTCCCCCGGCTCACCCCCGGCGGTTACGACCTGGTGTTCGTCGATTCGGCGCCGATCGAGTACCCGAGCTGCTACGAGAAGGCCGTCTCGCTGCTGCGGCCCGGCGGGATACTGGCGTTCCACAACGTTTCGGGGACCAGAGTGACCGATCCCTCACGGCGTGATCCGGACACGCTCGCGCTGCGGGAGGTCGCGCGGGCCTTCCGCGAGGACGAGCGGCTGGTCCCGGCGCTGTTGCCGGTGGGCGGCGGGCTGCTCGTCGCCGCGATCGCGTAG
- a CDS encoding IS30 family transposase, with amino-acid sequence MPGAPLTREEREKIQNGLDQGLTQDAVAKVLGKSPSTISREVRRGGGPRCSRPGSKVNGRPRRYRADRAQRLAVERGRRPKAHLLAGELAAVVTGLLEADWSPRLISLMLPTLFPDDQAMRVSHETIYLSLFIQTRGELRNELTEHLRSGRDQRRSRTSTSSRRQGRITGMTPISERPAEAADRAVPGHWEGDLILGAVGQGAVITLVERHSRFVLLAPLPDTHKAVEVRELLTSMITTLPTELKRSLTWDQGNEMAQHAQFTLDTGLQVYFCNPHSPWERGSNENTNGLLRQYWPKSSDLRHLTQTHCDAIALRLNTRPRPTLGLLTPAQALDKALLATTS; translated from the coding sequence ATGCCAGGAGCCCCGTTGACGCGCGAGGAGCGGGAGAAGATCCAGAATGGTCTGGATCAAGGTCTTACCCAGGACGCGGTGGCGAAGGTTCTGGGTAAGTCACCCTCGACGATTTCACGAGAAGTACGCCGCGGTGGTGGGCCGCGGTGTTCCAGGCCCGGAAGCAAGGTCAATGGCCGGCCTCGCCGTTATCGGGCCGACCGAGCCCAGCGCCTGGCCGTCGAACGCGGCCGGCGCCCGAAAGCCCATCTGCTGGCCGGTGAGTTGGCGGCGGTGGTGACCGGTCTGCTGGAAGCAGACTGGTCACCCCGGCTGATCTCCCTGATGTTGCCGACGCTGTTCCCCGACGATCAGGCTATGCGGGTGAGTCACGAGACGATCTACCTGTCACTGTTCATCCAGACTCGTGGTGAACTGCGCAACGAACTCACCGAGCACCTGCGGTCAGGCCGTGACCAGCGCCGGTCACGCACCAGCACCTCCAGCCGCCGCCAGGGCCGGATAACCGGGATGACCCCGATCAGTGAACGCCCCGCCGAGGCCGCCGACCGGGCAGTGCCCGGGCACTGGGAAGGCGATCTGATCCTCGGGGCAGTCGGCCAGGGCGCGGTCATCACCCTGGTCGAACGCCACTCCCGATTCGTGTTGCTGGCCCCCCTGCCCGACACACACAAGGCCGTCGAAGTCCGGGAACTGCTCACCAGCATGATCACTACCCTGCCCACCGAACTGAAACGGTCGCTGACCTGGGACCAGGGCAACGAAATGGCCCAGCACGCCCAGTTCACCCTGGACACCGGCCTGCAGGTCTACTTCTGCAACCCACACAGCCCCTGGGAACGCGGCAGCAACGAGAACACCAACGGCCTGCTACGCCAGTACTGGCCCAAAAGCTCAGACCTGCGCCACCTCACCCAAACCCACTGCGACGCGATCGCCCTACGCCTCAACACCCGACCACGCCCTACACTCGGCCTCCTCACACCAGCACAAGCACTCGACAAAGCACTACTTGCAACAACCAGTTGA
- a CDS encoding MFS transporter — MTIAVAAAGISSFALLYAPQPVLPQLAEQYHLDPGGASLAVSVATGALAIAVLPIAALSEVVGRRPVIIASVVASVVFGFLLPLAPGYPALLVLRALQGVAIAGFPGVAAAYLAERLGRAGLAAAVGAMIAGNTIGGMIGRLAAGFTAGPFGYHGALIVVAGIGLVCTVVTVLALPPGEQGTFATTSADNRRSERLREQGRAVLAGLGAAVRKPVLLVQYAVALLAMGSFVALYNAAGFRLTGEPLNLSPAIASLVFLAYAMGSVSSATAGKLVGRFGRRRALVGALLLTIAGTALTLSDSLPMVVAGFVVLTGAFFAAHAVANGWAAAEAPENARGQVGGLYTLSYYLGSSIGGAVGATVYGHAGWTWLIVLTAAWLAIAAVVVLKGRRSQSVVASSGG; from the coding sequence GTGACGATCGCCGTCGCCGCGGCCGGGATCTCCTCGTTCGCGCTGCTCTACGCGCCACAGCCGGTGCTGCCGCAGCTGGCCGAGCAGTACCACCTCGATCCCGGTGGTGCCTCGCTAGCGGTGAGTGTCGCGACCGGAGCGCTGGCGATCGCCGTCCTGCCCATCGCCGCGCTCTCCGAGGTGGTGGGACGGCGTCCGGTGATCATCGCCTCGGTGGTCGCGTCGGTCGTGTTCGGTTTCCTGCTGCCACTGGCGCCCGGCTACCCGGCGCTGCTCGTGCTCCGGGCGCTGCAAGGGGTCGCGATCGCGGGGTTCCCCGGAGTGGCCGCCGCCTACCTCGCGGAACGGCTCGGCAGGGCCGGGCTCGCGGCGGCGGTGGGCGCGATGATCGCCGGGAACACCATCGGCGGCATGATCGGGCGGCTCGCGGCCGGGTTCACCGCCGGACCGTTCGGGTATCACGGCGCGCTGATCGTGGTCGCGGGGATCGGGCTGGTCTGCACGGTGGTCACGGTGCTGGCCCTGCCGCCGGGGGAGCAAGGGACCTTTGCTACCACTTCGGCGGATAACCGCAGGTCAGAGCGGTTACGCGAGCAAGGCAGGGCGGTGCTGGCCGGGCTCGGCGCGGCGGTGCGGAAGCCGGTCCTGCTGGTCCAGTACGCGGTCGCTCTGCTGGCCATGGGCTCGTTCGTCGCGTTGTACAACGCCGCCGGATTCCGGCTGACCGGCGAACCGCTGAACCTCTCGCCGGCGATCGCGTCGCTCGTCTTCCTCGCCTACGCGATGGGCTCGGTCTCGTCGGCGACGGCGGGCAAGCTCGTCGGCCGGTTCGGCCGCCGCCGCGCGCTCGTCGGTGCCCTGCTGCTCACGATCGCGGGCACCGCCCTGACGCTGTCCGACTCGCTGCCCATGGTCGTCGCCGGGTTCGTGGTGCTGACCGGCGCGTTCTTCGCCGCGCACGCCGTCGCCAACGGCTGGGCCGCCGCGGAGGCACCCGAGAACGCCCGAGGCCAGGTCGGCGGGCTCTACACACTTTCGTACTACCTCGGCAGCAGCATCGGAGGCGCCGTCGGCGCGACCGTCTACGGGCACGCGGGCTGGACCTGGCTGATCGTGCTGACCGCCGCCTGGCTCGCCATCGCCGCGGTGGTCGTGCTGAAGGGGAGGCGGTCTCAATCGGTTGTTGCAAGTAGTGGCGGCTGA
- a CDS encoding LysR family transcriptional regulator codes for MTAQLAPQLALLTALRRTTNVTRAAELLGVPQPTVSRRISALGEALGAPLTVPDGRGIRLTRAAELLADAAERALAAVDAGVRQAREEVDPGSGHVVLGFLHLLGRSLVPTLLRGYRADHPGVRFTLVQGSRQDMVDRLTSGELDLALLAPAPVDDPLLDTAVLTEQEIFLSVPTSHRLADRPSAAIEDLKDEEFVLLETGYGLRTITDDLCAAAGFEPKIAFEGQESDTVRGLVAAGLGVALLPRFEPGSPAGVVEVPLVPPVGRTIGLAWRRDVVLPPAVLRFRERVRARPW; via the coding sequence ATGACCGCCCAGCTAGCTCCACAGCTCGCCCTGCTCACCGCACTCCGCCGCACGACGAACGTCACACGCGCGGCCGAACTGCTCGGCGTCCCACAGCCCACGGTAAGCCGCCGGATCTCGGCGCTCGGCGAGGCCCTCGGCGCCCCGCTCACGGTCCCCGACGGTCGCGGTATCCGGCTCACCCGCGCCGCCGAGCTGCTGGCCGACGCCGCCGAACGCGCCCTCGCCGCCGTCGACGCCGGGGTCCGCCAAGCCCGCGAAGAGGTCGACCCCGGATCCGGGCATGTCGTCCTCGGCTTCCTGCACCTGCTCGGCAGGTCGCTGGTCCCCACGTTGCTCCGCGGCTATCGCGCGGACCATCCGGGCGTTCGTTTCACCCTGGTCCAGGGTTCACGCCAGGACATGGTCGACAGGCTCACCAGCGGCGAACTCGATCTCGCGCTGCTCGCGCCCGCGCCCGTCGACGACCCGCTGCTCGACACTGCGGTGCTCACCGAGCAGGAGATCTTCCTGTCCGTTCCGACGTCACACCGCCTCGCCGACCGGCCCAGCGCCGCCATCGAGGACCTCAAGGACGAGGAATTCGTGCTCCTCGAAACCGGCTACGGCCTCCGCACCATCACCGACGACCTGTGCGCGGCGGCCGGCTTCGAGCCGAAGATCGCCTTCGAAGGCCAGGAGTCCGACACCGTCCGCGGGCTGGTCGCGGCCGGGCTCGGTGTCGCGCTGCTCCCCCGTTTCGAGCCGGGCAGCCCCGCGGGGGTCGTCGAAGTCCCGCTGGTGCCACCGGTCGGGCGGACCATCGGGCTGGCCTGGCGTCGCGACGTGGTCCTGCCGCCCGCCGTGCTGCGGTTCCGGGAGCGGGTCCGCGCGCGGCCCTGGTGA
- a CDS encoding phosphatase PAP2 family protein — MYDDIVELAGESPNWLQATGILFTEAGLLAFAGLFAWLLWRARTSPLRIAVALLPPGATAIAYLISEGLKTVIQEDRPCRNLVTLVDCPQIGDWSFPSNHSTIAGAAAVGLTLAWRRLAPWVLPGALLMGFSRVFVGAHYPHDVLAGLVLGSVTAWLVFRYLQGPATGIARRLTAHAGDAPTQPMPKVDLRSGSKGPLLPPRR, encoded by the coding sequence ATGTACGACGACATCGTGGAGTTGGCGGGTGAGAGCCCGAACTGGCTTCAGGCGACGGGGATTCTGTTCACGGAAGCAGGACTGCTCGCCTTCGCGGGGCTCTTCGCCTGGCTGTTGTGGCGGGCGCGCACTTCGCCCCTCCGGATCGCCGTGGCGCTGCTGCCGCCCGGCGCAACCGCGATCGCGTACTTGATCAGCGAGGGTCTGAAGACGGTGATCCAGGAGGACCGGCCTTGCCGGAACCTCGTCACGCTCGTCGACTGCCCGCAGATCGGCGACTGGTCCTTCCCGAGCAACCATTCCACGATCGCGGGAGCGGCCGCCGTCGGCCTGACACTCGCTTGGCGCCGGCTCGCGCCGTGGGTGCTCCCGGGTGCCCTGCTGATGGGCTTCTCGCGGGTCTTCGTCGGCGCGCACTACCCGCACGACGTACTCGCCGGGCTCGTCCTCGGCTCCGTCACGGCGTGGCTCGTGTTCCGGTACCTGCAGGGCCCGGCGACCGGGATCGCCCGACGGCTCACCGCCCACGCCGGAGACGCGCCGACCCAGCCCATGCCCAAGGTCGACCTGCGGAGCGGTAGCAAAGGTCCCTTGCTCCCGCCCCGCAGGTAA